The following coding sequences are from one Rhipicephalus microplus isolate Deutch F79 chromosome 3, USDA_Rmic, whole genome shotgun sequence window:
- the LOC142803731 gene encoding zinc finger SWIM domain-containing protein 3-like yields MAGSKMKVGDKFPTFRELEAAVKGYSEEKFVQFYKRDCRTVTAAKTKVKRFLNERLGMYQVVYCCIKGGKSFKSRSKGERDTSTFQAGCPAFVKCRASDDGNFLEVIEMNEDHNHELSKLLYSHLPQTRALREPGAKEEATQLLALHANKKLVKKRIEEKTGKLVLLKDLSNAASSLRPQTRNDLIKTAALLQNEHGTDYHILADGENFQGILLSNESMRSNMDAYPEFLGIDATYKLLEIRTPVYVMHVEDSNGDTETVCVAILVNESAPTIKWMLEKFKELHPSWPKVKCVMADKDLLERDLLKESFPQSKVLICVFHTLKTFRREIACNKMNITAEERDQALALLQKMVLSRSSEKFEELQLEFDNNVCQEIRSYYDKNWRPIKDEWYTGPKFMSENFNNTTNNRIESLNAKLKSVIKKNSSLEEFVCSLFTVLNALSDERDHRALTSISKRPCKAPSSPEEAMYQESLTPYAFKLVREQIYLSAKRVPSDQKADVFTFEASSGNTSTTKTNCNCSFWNAMRLPCRHVFAVRRTLNISLFDDKLFLKRWSKAYYYCHQRAFLSQEKCTTEHSISEQAAKPRRPMSQHEKYREVFPTCKYIAQLAAEETGERYQGRLKVLLALSEAWEQGREIEIVEVLRHEASSPSSPEQVRRQLELTVSVEENAESPKAASGEDWDTSETADQNNSHDQPDLPQAPLSHTGAEPLHTTPEKEQRAHNAGACETPDEVRKAQPRENTLAPASSAGPSDYMRERLGKLKVPAKVKSRGRPKGAEKTVIGLPRRRQGPHKSAATLQPFRDLPPQEKELRILSCLVPQGLLSEVQQGKLLLGEDQVETIPSRIPETILDEEVHLDCVQKYFTEDGWTAVLATVKVKKQTIKWKCNECRDLLEEDPSVICDLCLCWFHQICTSLSSRNRNSSWFCAKCVAAAQM; encoded by the exons ATGGCTGGCAGCAAAATGAAAGTTGGGGACAAATTTCCAACGTTCAGGGAACTGGAAGCTGCTGTGAAAGGATACAGTGAAGAGAAGTTCGTGCAGTTTTACAAACGTGACTGTCGAACTGTCACAGCGGCGAAGACCAAAGTGAAGCGTTTTCTGAACGAACGACTTGGAATGTATCAGGTGGTTTACTGCTGTATCAAGGGGGGCAAGTCTTTCAAGAGCCGCAGCAAGGGGGAAAGAGATACCAG CACCTTTCAGGCTGGATGTCCGGCGTTCGTGAAGTGCAGGGCCTCTGACGATGGGAACTTCCTGGAGGTTATTGAAATGAATGAGGACCACAACCATGAGTTATCGAAG ttactCTACAGCCACCTGCCACAAACCAGAGCATTAAGAGAACCAGGGGCCAAGGAGGAAGCCACACAGCTCTTGGCTTTGCATGCCAACAAGAAGTTGGTTAAGAAAAGGATAGAAGAAAAGACGGGGAAACTTGTCCTGCTCAAAGACTTGAGCAATGCGGCCTCTTCCCTCAGACCACAGACAAGGAATGACCTCATTAAGACTGCAGCTCTTCTGCAAAATGAGCATG GTACAGACTACCACATCCTTGCTGATGGGGAAAACTTCCAAGGAATTTTGCTGTCCAATGAGTCTATGCGGTCAAATATGGATGCCTACCCAGAATTCCTAGGAATTGATGCCACCTACAAGCTTCTAGAAATACGAACACCAGTCTATGTGATGCACGTTGAAGACTCCAATGGAGACACAGAGACAGTATGTGTTGCAATTCTTGTGAATGAGTCTGCACCCACTATCAAATGGATGTTGGAAAAGTTCAAGGAACTGCACCCATCTTGGCCAAAAGTAAAGTGTGTCATGGCAGACAAGGACCTTTTGGAGCGTGACCTTCTCAAAGAAAGCTTCCCGCAGTCGAAGGTGCTCATCTGTGTGTTCCACACTTTAAAGACTTTTCGACGCGAGATTGCCTGCAACAAGATGAACATCACTGCAGAGGAAAGGGACCAAGCCCTGGCACTGCTCCAGAAGATGGTCCTGTCACGATCGAGTGAAAAATTTGAGGAGCTTCAACTGGAATTTGACAATAATGTTTGCCAAGAGATCCGCTCTTACTATGACAAAAACTGGCGTCCCATCAAGGATGAGTGGTACACTGGACCCAAGTTTATGTCTGAAAACTTTAACAACACTACCAACAACAGAATTGAAAGTCTGAACGCAAAACTGAAAAGTGTTATAAAAAAGAATAGCTCCCTTGAAGAGTTTGTGTGCTCACTTTTCACAGTATTGAACGCCTTGAGCGATGAACGTGACCACAGAGCATTGACAAGCATATCCAAAAGACCTTGCAAAGCACCTTCTAGCCCTGAAGAAGCTATGTATCAGGAATCATTGACTCCCTATGCCTTTAAGCTTGTAAGGGAGCAGATCTACCTGTCAGCCAAGCGAGTACCAAGTGACCAAAAAGCAGATGTGTTCACATTCGAGGCGTCGTCTGGCAACACGTCAACAACAAAAACTAACTGCAATTGTTCCTTTTGGAACGCTATGAGACTGCCATGCCGGCATGTGTTTGCAGTTAGGCGGACTCTGAACATTAGTCTCTTTGATGACAAACTTTTTCTAAAAAGGTGGTCCAAGGCATATTACTACTGTCATCAGAGAGCCTTCCTTTCTCAAGAGAAGTGCACAACTGAACATTCCATTTCGGAGCAGGCTGCAAAACCTCGGAGGCCAATGTCGCAGCATGAGAAATACAGGGAGGTATTTCCTACATGCAAGTACATAGCTCAACTTGCTGCAGAAGAAACAGGTGAAAGATACCAGGGCCGTCTAAAAGTTTTGTTGGCACTCTCTGAGGCATGGGAGCAAGGGCGCGAAATTGAAATCGTGGAAGTGTTGCGTCATGAAGCCTCATCCCCTTCATCACCAGAGCAAGTCAGACGCCAGCTGGAGCTGACTGTGTCCGTAGAAGAGAATGCAGAGTCACCCAAAGCTGCATCAGGTGAGGATTGGGACACGTCTGAAACTGCAGATCAGAATAATTCACATGATCAACCAGATCTGCCTCAAGCACCTTTAAGCCATACCGGGGCAGAACCACTTCATACCACTCCTGAGAAAGAGCAGCGTGCCCATAATGCAGGTGCATGCGAAACTCCTGATGAAGTGAGAAAGGCACAGCCACGCGAGAATACCTTGGCCCCTGCAAGCAGCGCCGGGCCTTCAGACTACATGCGCGAACGCCTCGGAAAGCTGAAAGTGCCCGCTAAGGTGAAGTCACGAGGTCGACCCAAAGGGGCGGAGAAAACCGTTATTGGGCTTCCACGACGGCGGCAGGGACCCCACAAATCAGCAGCAACACTGCAGCCATTTCGCGATCTGCCTCCTCAGGAAAAGGAGCTCAGGATCCTAAGTTGCTTAGTTCCTCAGGGCCTGCTAAGTGAGGTTCAGCAGGGGAAACTGCTACTCG GTGAGGACCAGGTGGAAACCATACCTTCCAGGATTCCAGAGACAATCCTCGACGAGGAAGTTCACCTTGACTGTGTCCAGAAATACTTCACTGAAGACGGCTGGACAGCTGTGCTGGCAACAGTCAAGGTGAAGAAGCAAACCATAAAGTGGAAATGCAACGAATGTCGGGACCTGTTAGAAGAGGACCCTTCTGTGATTTGTGACTTATGTTTGTGTTGGTTCCACCAAATCTGTACTTCACTGAGCAGCCGCAACAGGAATAGTTCCTGGTTTTGTGCGAAGTGTGTAGCAGCAGCCCAAATGTAA